One stretch of Macrotis lagotis isolate mMagLag1 chromosome 7, bilby.v1.9.chrom.fasta, whole genome shotgun sequence DNA includes these proteins:
- the GPR19 gene encoding putative G-protein coupled receptor 19 yields MDMGVGHTMDESKLPLVIPTVLLSLQNNSYPKTSVPLIGHDMTELYKKHELERNDTNLAYEPIPGEIAAISVVFGILWLFSVFGNALVCVVIHRSRRTQSTTNYFVVSLACADLLISVASAPFVLLQFTSGRWTLGNVMCKLVRYFQHLTPGVQIYVLLSICIDRFYTIVYPLSFKVSREKAKKMIAASWIFNAAFLSPIFFFYGSSWDHHCNFFLPYSWDGTLYSIIHFLVGFVIPSFFIIIFYQKVIKYIWRIGIDSRTVKRTMNIVPRTKVKTIKMFLMLNLIFLLSWLPFHVVQLWHPHERDYRKSSLVFTVITWISFSSSASKPTLYSIYNANFRRGMKETFCMSSMKCYRSNAYTITTSSRVAKKNYVGISDIPVTAKTVTKDSIYDSFDREAKGKKLAWPINSNPLNTFV; encoded by the coding sequence ATGGACATGGGAGTGGGTCATACAATGGATGAAAGCAAACTTCCTCTAGTTATACCAACAGTACTGCTGTCACTTCAAAACAACAGTTATCCTAAGACATCTGTGCCTCTGATAGGTCATGATATGACAGAATTATACAAGAAACATGAATTGGAAAGAAATGACACCAATTTAGCATATGAACCAATACCAGGAGAAATTGCCGCAATCAGCGTGGTTTTCGGAATTCTGTGGTTGTTTTCTGTATTTGGAAATGCCTTGGTTTGTGTGGTCATCCATAGGAGCAGGAGGACTCAGTCCACTACCAACTACTTTGTGGTTTCATTAGCATGTGCTGACCTCCTCATCAGTGTGGCCAGTGCTCCTTTTGTCCTACTGCAGTTTACATCTGGTAGGTGGACCCTGGGTAATGTCATGTGTAAACTAGTAAGATACTTTCAACACCTCACACCAGGGGTGCAGATCTATGTGCTACTTTCAATATGTATAGACAGGTTCTATACCATAGTCTACCCTTTGAGTTTCAAGGTGTCCAGAGAAAAAGCCAAGAAAATGATTGCAGCATCTTGGATCTTTAATGCAGCCTTTTTGTcccccatattctttttttatggcTCCAGTTGGGATCATCATTgtaattttttcctcccttattcTTGGGATGGGACTCTCTACAGTATTATTCACTTTCTGGTGGGTTTTGTGATTCCATCCTTCTTCATCATCATATTTTACCAAAAGGTCATCAAATATATTTGGAGGATAGGCATTGACAGTCGAACAGTGAAGAGGACAATGAACATCGTTCCAAGGACAAAAGTGAAAACTATCAAAATGTTCCTGATGCTGAATCTAATATTTTTGCTCTCCTGGCTTCCTTTTCATGTGGTCCAACTGTGGCACCCTCATGAAAGAGACTATAGAAAAAGTTCCTTGGTTTTCACAGTGATAACTTGGATATCATTCAGCTCATCAGCCTCCAAGCCTACCTTATATTCCATTTATAATGCCAACTTCAGGAGAGGAATGAAGGAGACTTTTTGCATGTCTTCAATGAAATGCTACCGAAGTAATGCCTATACTATCACAACCAGTTCAAGGGtggctaaaaaaaattatgttggcATTTCAGATATCCCCGTCACAGCCAAAACTGTTACCAAAGACTCAATATATGACTCATTTGATAGGGAAGCCAAGGGGAAAAAGCTTGCTTGGCCCATTAATTCAAATCCACTAAATACTTTTGTCTAA